One part of the Nostoc sp. PCC 7120 = FACHB-418 genome encodes these proteins:
- a CDS encoding GNAT family N-acetyltransferase: protein MHIEAYTPHHLEAVVRLSLRAWTPVFDSLQSVMNADVYQAFYPNQWQVSQQKSVEDVCAAEDTNVWVAIDEGSTVGFVAMKLHSEDSMGEIYMVAVDPDFQGHGIGSALIEFALDQMKDAGMSIAMVETAGDPGHAPARHTYEKAGFELFPVARYFKAL from the coding sequence ATGCACATTGAAGCATACACCCCCCATCATCTTGAGGCTGTTGTTCGGCTTTCGCTTCGGGCATGGACTCCGGTCTTTGATTCACTTCAGAGCGTTATGAATGCTGATGTATATCAGGCGTTCTATCCCAATCAATGGCAAGTGAGTCAGCAAAAATCTGTTGAGGATGTCTGTGCTGCGGAAGACACGAATGTATGGGTTGCGATCGATGAAGGCTCTACTGTGGGCTTTGTCGCTATGAAACTACACTCAGAAGACAGTATGGGTGAAATCTACATGGTTGCTGTCGATCCAGATTTTCAAGGTCATGGCATTGGCAGCGCTTTGATAGAATTTGCTTTAGATCAGATGAAAGATGCTGGGATGTCTATTGCGATGGTTGAGACGGCAGGTGATCCTGGTCATGCTCCAGCACGTCACACTTATGAGAAGGCAGGTTTTGAGCTTTTCCCAGTGGCTAGATACTTTAAGGCGCTTTAA
- a CDS encoding type II toxin-antitoxin system VapB family antitoxin, with translation MQITLNLDESLLNEAFQLTNLTTQEELMNLALQEFVRSRRKKNLLDLAGQIQFAPDFDYKALRETRYVAD, from the coding sequence ATGCAAATTACCCTTAACCTTGATGAATCGCTTCTCAACGAAGCTTTTCAACTGACTAACCTCACCACCCAAGAAGAACTGATGAATCTTGCTCTACAAGAATTCGTGAGATCGCGCCGTAAGAAAAACCTTCTCGACCTTGCGGGACAGATTCAATTTGCCCCAGATTTTGATTATAAAGCCCTACGTGAAACTCGTTATGTTGCTGATTGA
- a CDS encoding DUF4276 family protein produces MKIAILVEGATEVAFREELRKFLQTRLGQQMPKLKFIPQNGRIPKEEKLRRVVENLLTGNSVYDAVIALTDVYTGTKDFQDAADAKAQMMKWAGNNPKFYPHTALHDFEAWLLPYWKTIQSLAKHNRSAPSGSPETVNHQQPPSYHLKEIFKSGGRQDYNKPIHGKKILEKNDLIVAIQACPELKAFINQIISLCDESKVIA; encoded by the coding sequence ATGAAAATTGCCATCTTAGTTGAAGGGGCTACTGAGGTAGCTTTTAGAGAAGAACTACGTAAGTTTCTCCAAACTCGTTTAGGACAACAAATGCCAAAGCTCAAGTTTATTCCGCAAAACGGTCGAATTCCTAAAGAAGAAAAACTCAGGCGTGTAGTTGAAAATTTACTGACCGGTAATAGTGTTTATGATGCTGTAATTGCTCTCACAGACGTGTATACAGGAACTAAAGATTTTCAAGATGCAGCTGATGCTAAAGCCCAAATGATGAAGTGGGCTGGTAACAACCCCAAATTTTATCCTCACACAGCACTGCATGACTTTGAAGCATGGCTCCTCCCGTACTGGAAAACTATCCAATCCTTAGCAAAACATAACCGCTCTGCTCCTAGTGGTTCTCCTGAAACTGTAAATCACCAGCAACCGCCTTCCTACCATCTTAAAGAAATTTTCAAATCAGGAGGAAGGCAAGATTATAACAAGCCCATTCATGGCAAAAAAATTTTGGAGAAAAATGATTTGATAGTTGCCATTCAAGCTTGTCCAGAACTGAAAGCTTTTATAAACCAAATTATTTCTCTTTGTGATGAAAGCAAAGTAATTGCTTAA